DNA sequence from the Actinacidiphila yeochonensis CN732 genome:
TGCGGACCGCCGTCCAGGGCAGGCGGCTGTCCAACGGGGAGTACGCGTCCCACGCGCTTCTGCGGGCGGGCGTACAGGACATGATGACGCGACATGACCCGGGCGAGCGGATCTACGTGACGGCCCTCGTTCGCCCGGAGAACCACGCCTCCCGGCGATGCCTGGAGCGGTACGGGTGGTCCGAGAGCAAGCCGCTCGACCTCCCGGACCTCCTCGTGTACGCCGCTCCCCTCGCCCGCGCCCGCACCGCATTGGGTATCCCGACGGCCGCCACCCCGTAGCGGGACCGGGTCTCCGGTCGGGCCGCCCTGCGGCCCTTCCCGTGACCGCCGCGCCCCCGTGCGAACGGCCTGGCCGCTCTTACGGGGGCGCGACGCCGCGATGGCCGGGTTCGTGCGCCGGAGCGGTCAGCCGCCGAGCCTGTCGACCCAGCCGGAGTACAGGTACGCGGTGCGGGCGCCCTTGGGCTCGCCGTAGATCTGGAGGGGGGCGCCGGTGCGAGGGTCGATCAGCAGGTGTTCGGTCAGACGGGCGCGCCCCCCGACCGTGAAAGTGAAGCTGACCGAGGTGCCGATGCGGCCGCGGCCGTCCTTCCGGGTGCCGTCGAGGTGCGTCCCGGGGGTGCGTGGCCAGCACCCGCCGGGCCACCCCGAACAGCCAGCCCGAGACCGTGCCGCGCGCCGGGTCGAAGCCCGACCGGCCGGAGAAGGCCCGCAGCCACACCTCGGACAGCAGGTCGTCGGCGGCGGCGGGGGCTCGCCGGGCCAGATAGCCGTGCAGCACCGCCGAGTACCGCTCGACCAGCGGCGCGAAGGCCGCCGGCTCCGTGGCGGAACGGGCCAGTAGATCGTTGTCGTCACCCTCGGGCGGCTCGTGCCCGCCGCTCTTCCCCGCCCTGCGCGGTAGCCGCATTGCCCCTCCCTAGCGGGCCGGTCCGTCCGGCCTCACCCCCTATTGCGCTTTCCGGGCCGGAGCGTTCGCGAGTCCGCCGCGAGGTGGCGTACGGCTCGGTCCGCGACGGCTTGACGGTCCCATACGCGCCCATGCGCGCCCAGACGCGCCCATGCGCGCCCAGACGCGCCCAGACGCGCCCAGACGCGCCCAGACGCGGAGGCAGGCGCGGAGGCAGGAGCGGAGGCAGGCGCGGACGGCCACGGCTGACGGGCGTCCGCCGATCCGAGCGGGCGCGCACCGGAGGCCCGCCGGTCGGACCCCGACTCCGACGCCGGCCCGACTCCCCTGATCCGCTCCCTGGTCCACGTGCGGGGCGGCCGGTGGACCGAGGTGCGTCCGGCGCCATTGACACACGGCATTCCGATCGTTGTCATGAGCACATGCAATGGTCAGTGGCCTACCCCCTTTACGGCCCGGGCCAGAAGGAGCCGCACCGTGGACGACCGCGCCCCCGTCGACGTCGCGCAGCACCGCACCCGGGCCGGTCGCTCTCCCGGCTCCCCTACCTCCCCCACCTCCTCCATTTCCCCAGGCTCCCTCGCCTTCCCGGGCCTTCACGGGCCCGGCCTCGCGGCGGAACCCCCCGACGCGGCCGACCCCGCGACCCCCGCCCGCGCGGCTGACGCGGCCGTCCGGCTGCTCGCCCGCCATCGCGGCCTCCTGGTCCACGGGCCCGCCGGGATCGGCAAGTCGACGCTGCTGGCCTCGGTGGCCGCGCGGGCGCAGGAGGAGGGCGTGCTGGTCCTGCGCTGCTCCCCCGCCGCGCAGGACGCGGACCTGCCCTTCGTCGGGGTGGTCGACCTGTTCGCGCGGGTGCCCGGCCGGGTCGTGGACGGGCTGCCGCCCGGCCTGCGGGCGGCCCTGCCGACGGCGCTGCTGGACGGTCCCGGCCCGGCCGGGCGGCCGGACGCGCTGGCGGTCCGGGTCGCGGTGCTGGAGGTTCTGCGCCGGCTGGCCGCGTA
Encoded proteins:
- a CDS encoding RNA polymerase sigma factor, producing the protein MRLPRRAGKSGGHEPPEGDDNDLLARSATEPAAFAPLVERYSAVLHGYLARRAPAAADDLLSEVWLRAFSGRSGFDPARGTVSGWLFGVARRVLATHPRDAPRRHPEGRPRPHRHLGQLHFHGRGARPSDRTPADRPSHRRPPPDLRRAQGRPHRVPVLRLGRQARRLTAPAHEPGHRGVAPP